The Fictibacillus arsenicus genome contains a region encoding:
- the panF gene encoding sodium/pantothenate symporter produces MNWDVILPLAFFLVLVFLVGIYTSRHIKSGPSFLQDYFLAGRELGGFVLAMTMVATYGSASSFIGGPGAAYQLGLGWVLLAMAQLVTGYFTLAVLGKKFAIVARKINAVTLIDFLKARYDSKWVVILSALSIVIFLFSAMAAQWVGGGRLIESFTGVSYSTALFIFSGSVLVYVIAGGFRAVVITDAIQGVVMVIGTVIILAGTIVAGGGIENIIVELRAENPNLITPFGSDESLTPLFVSSFWILVGVGVVGLPQISVRAMSYRNSKAMHRAMIIGTFVVGFIMLGMHLAGVFGRVILPGIEVPDKVMPLLALEVLPGWLAGIVLAAPLAAVMSTVDSVLLLVSSAIIKDVYINYIKPDADERFVKRLSFGITAVVGLSVFTMAINPPDLLIWLNLFAFGGLEAAFIWPIVMGLYWKRGNANGAIASIVVGVGSYMWLHLNYPNLWGMHTVVMPIVFSFFAYIVGSFTKGDRPQTNTF; encoded by the coding sequence ATGAACTGGGATGTGATTCTTCCTTTAGCTTTCTTTTTAGTACTTGTTTTCTTAGTTGGTATTTATACATCAAGGCACATTAAGAGCGGACCTTCTTTTTTGCAAGACTATTTCCTAGCTGGACGTGAGCTTGGCGGTTTTGTTCTTGCTATGACGATGGTCGCGACATACGGAAGTGCTTCAAGTTTTATTGGAGGTCCTGGTGCTGCTTATCAGCTTGGGCTTGGCTGGGTTCTTCTCGCGATGGCGCAGCTTGTAACAGGTTATTTTACACTCGCTGTTTTAGGGAAAAAGTTTGCAATCGTAGCTCGAAAGATCAATGCTGTAACACTTATTGATTTTCTTAAAGCCCGATATGATAGTAAGTGGGTTGTTATTTTATCAGCATTAAGCATTGTTATCTTCCTGTTTTCAGCCATGGCTGCACAATGGGTTGGGGGCGGAAGGCTGATCGAATCATTTACTGGTGTATCGTACTCCACTGCTTTGTTCATTTTCTCAGGTTCCGTTTTAGTGTACGTTATAGCGGGTGGATTCAGAGCGGTTGTTATAACCGATGCGATTCAAGGCGTTGTAATGGTGATCGGTACAGTAATTATACTAGCTGGAACCATCGTTGCAGGCGGTGGAATTGAAAATATCATAGTGGAGTTGAGGGCAGAAAATCCTAACCTTATCACTCCGTTTGGCTCAGATGAATCACTTACACCTTTATTTGTATCGTCATTTTGGATTTTGGTAGGTGTGGGTGTAGTCGGTTTACCTCAAATATCGGTACGCGCTATGAGCTACCGAAATTCAAAAGCGATGCACCGTGCCATGATCATCGGAACGTTTGTGGTTGGATTTATCATGCTGGGGATGCATTTAGCTGGAGTGTTTGGAAGAGTGATATTACCGGGCATTGAAGTGCCTGATAAAGTTATGCCATTACTTGCACTTGAAGTACTGCCTGGCTGGTTAGCTGGTATCGTACTTGCCGCTCCACTTGCTGCGGTTATGTCTACCGTTGACTCCGTGCTTTTACTAGTAAGTTCAGCAATCATCAAGGATGTCTATATCAATTACATAAAACCTGATGCTGATGAACGGTTTGTAAAAAGATTAAGCTTTGGTATTACAGCAGTAGTCGGATTGAGTGTATTTACGATGGCCATCAACCCGCCTGATCTGTTGATCTGGTTGAACCTTTTTGCCTTTGGCGGCTTAGAAGCAGCCTTTATCTGGCCGATTGTGATGGGTCTCTATTGGAAGAGAGGAAACGCAAACGGAGCAATAGCTTCTATTGTAGTCGGGGTAGGTTCATATATGTGGCTTCACCTCAACTATCCAAATCTTTGGGGAATGCACACTGTAGTCATGCCGATCGTATTTTCTTTCTTTGCATACATTGTGGGGAGTTTCACAAAGGGGGACAGACCCCAGACAAATACATTTTAA
- a CDS encoding YhdT family protein has translation MKKGNDWRYRISNKEAIMGTVLAILNFVWWYAFAYGLGGRPVKEYTYILGFPAWFFYSCIVGFIFFTILVFIMVKFFFKEVPFDSDDNDGEGDSR, from the coding sequence ATGAAAAAGGGAAATGACTGGCGATACCGCATCTCAAACAAGGAAGCGATTATGGGTACGGTGCTGGCAATTCTTAATTTTGTTTGGTGGTATGCTTTTGCGTATGGACTAGGTGGTCGGCCAGTTAAGGAGTATACTTACATACTAGGTTTTCCTGCATGGTTTTTTTATAGCTGTATCGTAGGATTTATCTTTTTTACAATTTTAGTTTTTATCATGGTGAAGTTTTTCTTTAAAGAAGTTCCGTTTGACTCAGATGATAATGATGGGGAGGGTGACTCTCGATGA
- a CDS encoding transposase, with translation MTTRGNRWEPLFYSHLDFHRYLKILSHCVNKYSVDLFSYCLMTNHTHLQIQCSKSPPGDFMKELNETYAMYFNKKYELTGHVFQGRYGAELIEDRSYLLDTSRYIHMNPVAADLVMFPLEYPWSSYRYYVTQSVCPFVETSKILEQFQYSKPQYRDYVESRTSPVAEL, from the coding sequence GTGACTACCCGTGGAAATCGCTGGGAACCTCTCTTCTATTCCCACTTAGATTTCCATCGTTACCTCAAAATTTTAAGTCACTGCGTAAACAAGTATTCAGTTGATCTATTCTCTTATTGCCTCATGACTAACCACACTCATCTTCAAATTCAATGCAGCAAGTCCCCACCCGGAGATTTCATGAAAGAATTAAACGAAACTTACGCCATGTATTTCAACAAAAAGTACGAGCTTACCGGTCATGTGTTTCAAGGTCGATATGGTGCAGAGTTAATTGAAGATCGTTCCTACCTCTTAGACACAAGCCGATACATTCACATGAATCCGGTAGCAGCCGATCTCGTCATGTTTCCTCTTGAATATCCATGGAGCAGTTACCGTTACTATGTTACTCAATCGGTATGTCCCTTCGTGGAAACCTCAAAGATACTAGAACAATTTCAGTATTCAAAACCTCAATATCGTGATTACGTAGAAAGCAGGACCTCACCGGTAGCAGAACTTTAA
- a CDS encoding aspartyl-phosphate phosphatase Spo0E family protein, whose amino-acid sequence MSRSNALVLTTEIDAIRTTMYEVSKKVNSLADPLLVQLSQILDEKLNKLDQIRECA is encoded by the coding sequence ATGAGCCGAAGCAATGCTCTTGTCTTAACTACAGAGATAGACGCCATTCGCACGACCATGTATGAGGTAAGTAAAAAAGTTAACAGCCTAGCTGATCCGCTGCTTGTTCAGTTAAGTCAAATTCTTGATGAAAAGCTAAACAAACTTGATCAAATTAGAGAATGTGCTTAA
- a CDS encoding nucleoside hydrolase: MGQKVLFFGDVGIDDTIALTYGYLNDEIDIVGVVSDYGNVSMEKTIANVHYIAKMFNFPKEVKIIGGAEVPMTGEQPTFYPEVHGEYGLGPIEPGTYEGVIENFFEIVNLINQYENELIIVNVGRLTSLATMFILFQSLMKKVKAYYIMGGAFWVPGNVTAVSEANFHGDPIAVRVVLTYANNVTIIPLNVTDRAIVTPEMVNYIDYKGKAPLIKPLLDFYYKFYKNNNPSIQGSPVHDAITLMASIREDMFSYKTLPIHIVLRDEQIARGQSIADIRPYIEFGEQEKKHRIAFDFDYNYFFNDFMSVMTGEEFK, from the coding sequence ATGGGGCAAAAAGTCTTGTTCTTTGGAGATGTTGGAATTGATGACACCATAGCTTTGACTTACGGGTATTTAAATGACGAAATCGATATAGTTGGCGTAGTTTCAGACTATGGAAATGTTTCCATGGAGAAGACGATTGCTAATGTACATTATATTGCTAAAATGTTCAACTTTCCTAAAGAAGTAAAAATCATTGGTGGGGCTGAAGTTCCAATGACAGGTGAGCAGCCAACATTTTACCCTGAAGTACATGGAGAGTATGGATTAGGTCCTATAGAACCAGGAACATACGAAGGGGTTATTGAAAACTTTTTCGAGATTGTAAATTTAATCAATCAATATGAAAATGAACTGATAATCGTTAACGTTGGCAGACTTACCTCTCTTGCCACGATGTTTATTTTATTCCAATCCTTGATGAAAAAAGTGAAGGCTTACTATATTATGGGCGGGGCGTTCTGGGTACCGGGTAACGTTACGGCTGTTTCTGAGGCGAATTTTCATGGAGACCCGATTGCAGTCAGAGTCGTGCTTACATATGCGAACAACGTGACCATTATCCCGTTGAATGTGACAGATCGAGCCATTGTAACACCAGAGATGGTGAACTACATTGACTACAAAGGAAAAGCTCCTCTTATAAAACCGTTGCTGGACTTCTATTATAAGTTCTATAAAAATAACAACCCAAGCATTCAAGGAAGCCCTGTTCATGACGCGATAACTCTGATGGCAAGTATTCGCGAAGATATGTTCAGCTACAAAACGCTGCCTATACATATCGTACTTAGAGATGAACAGATTGCCAGAGGACAAAGTATTGCTGACATCAGGCCTTATATTGAGTTTGGTGAACAGGAAAAAAAGCATCGGATCGCTTTTGACTTTGATTACAATTACTTTTTCAATGACTTTATGAGTGTGATGACAGGGGAGGAATTTAAATAA
- a CDS encoding thiol-disulfide oxidoreductase DCC family protein — MRNLEQECQPVLLFDGVCNLCNSSVKFILKHEKNQNLKFAAIQSEAGEKLLTHYGRDPNQTNSVILISDNQEYTASDAVLKLTQYLKFPYSSGKILMVVPKTIRDFFYKMVAHNRYNWFGKRESCMIPTPQLRKRFLE; from the coding sequence ATGAGAAATCTTGAACAAGAATGTCAACCTGTTCTTCTTTTTGACGGGGTATGTAATCTCTGTAATTCTAGTGTGAAATTCATATTAAAACACGAGAAGAACCAAAATCTTAAGTTCGCTGCCATCCAGTCTGAAGCAGGGGAGAAGCTGCTGACTCATTATGGGCGTGACCCAAACCAGACAAACTCCGTGATCCTAATATCCGATAATCAAGAATATACTGCATCTGACGCAGTACTGAAATTAACGCAATATCTAAAGTTCCCATATAGCTCAGGAAAGATATTGATGGTAGTACCAAAGACAATTCGTGATTTCTTTTATAAAATGGTAGCTCATAACCGGTACAATTGGTTTGGGAAACGGGAAAGCTGTATGATTCCGACACCACAGCTAAGGAAAAGATTTTTAGAATAG
- a CDS encoding DUF975 family protein: protein MKIKTFKKKAKQQLKGQWGRAALFTLLFGAIYYVIPLIIEINLSGGFENWISTDATNGSTASTFVITLVLLPLYIGYLWTFLSVIRTGEQIKLSGLLQAFSEISMYLKILGTYLVMMVYMFLWFLLLIIPGVIKAFAYSQTYFVLKDNPDIGINAAITRSRKLMHGYKWKYFLLQLSFIGWIILSLITVGIGFIWLSPYLSASNAAFYNELVKKQSDDEVVA, encoded by the coding sequence ATGAAAATTAAAACGTTTAAGAAAAAAGCTAAACAGCAGTTAAAAGGCCAATGGGGACGAGCAGCGTTATTCACCTTGCTTTTTGGTGCTATTTATTACGTAATCCCATTGATAATTGAAATAAATCTGAGCGGCGGGTTTGAAAATTGGATATCAACTGATGCCACTAACGGCTCTACCGCAAGTACGTTCGTAATTACGCTCGTGCTGCTGCCATTATATATCGGATATTTATGGACATTCTTATCCGTCATTCGTACAGGAGAACAAATTAAGTTATCAGGTCTTCTTCAAGCATTTTCAGAGATCAGCATGTACTTGAAAATCCTTGGAACATACCTCGTTATGATGGTTTATATGTTCTTATGGTTTCTTCTTTTAATCATTCCAGGTGTCATTAAAGCTTTTGCTTATTCACAAACGTATTTTGTGTTAAAAGATAACCCTGATATCGGGATTAATGCCGCGATAACAAGGAGCCGAAAGCTGATGCACGGTTACAAGTGGAAGTACTTCCTCCTCCAGCTGAGTTTTATCGGGTGGATTATCCTGAGCTTAATTACTGTCGGGATCGGGTTTATCTGGCTTTCTCCTTACCTAAGTGCGTCAAATGCCGCATTTTATAATGAATTAGTAAAAAAGCAGAGCGATGATGAAGTGGTAGCTTAA
- a CDS encoding OmpA/MotB family protein: MKARKSYFNQDDQETKEIFWPSFTDMMAMMVLVMVFIAILAYVQSIYNAYDQAQIKRELGQVAEVKKHISDLIQKQLEENVGKDKIIRGPNNTISVEGNILFDTGSADISEKGKQVLDPLAGALAAIIEEKDMSQYLYIILIEGHTDSVPYDNWSLSTQRAVAVVDYLGKANPKLAKKEYAQYLAATGYSEYKPIAEGSSADALQKNRRISFQIILDDDKWQSKLKEIVEQ; this comes from the coding sequence ATGAAGGCGCGTAAATCGTACTTCAACCAAGACGATCAGGAAACGAAAGAAATTTTCTGGCCGAGTTTTACCGATATGATGGCCATGATGGTGCTCGTGATGGTGTTTATCGCCATACTCGCTTATGTGCAGAGCATCTACAACGCTTATGACCAGGCGCAGATCAAGCGTGAGCTCGGTCAGGTGGCTGAGGTAAAAAAGCATATTTCTGACCTCATCCAAAAGCAGCTGGAAGAGAATGTCGGAAAAGATAAGATTATTCGCGGACCGAATAACACGATATCTGTTGAAGGTAACATTTTATTTGATACCGGAAGTGCGGATATATCTGAAAAAGGAAAGCAGGTTCTCGACCCGTTAGCCGGTGCGCTCGCCGCGATCATCGAGGAAAAAGACATGAGCCAGTACCTCTACATCATTCTAATAGAAGGCCACACCGACTCTGTCCCTTATGACAACTGGTCGCTCTCCACACAGCGTGCGGTTGCGGTCGTCGACTATCTCGGAAAAGCGAACCCAAAACTCGCTAAAAAAGAGTATGCGCAGTACTTGGCAGCAACAGGGTACAGTGAATATAAGCCGATTGCAGAAGGCAGTTCAGCCGATGCTCTTCAAAAAAACCGCCGCATCTCCTTTCAGATCATTTTGGATGACGACAAGTGGCAAAGCAAGCTGAAGGAAATCGTGGAGCAGTAA
- a CDS encoding AraC family transcriptional regulator — protein MDSLKRLNDAIQFLEENLEYEIDTREVAKRAFCSEYHFKRMFSFLAGVPLSEYIRRRRLTLAAFELAHGDAKIIDVAIKFGYSSPDAFTKAFQQLHGVTPSEARKNDQSLKAYPRMTFQLSIKGGSEMNYRILEKDAFHIVGIKKRVPLIYEGVNPEIAAMWQSLNMDLINELKSLSNVEPRGLISASTNFSERLAENSELDHYIGAATTEECPDHLSKLEVADSTWAVFEAVGPFPETLQNVWGRIYSEWFPSSNYEQTEGPEILWNADKDTTSPTFRSEIWIPVKKK, from the coding sequence GTGGATTCGCTTAAACGTTTGAATGATGCGATTCAGTTTTTGGAAGAAAACCTAGAGTATGAGATTGATACGAGGGAAGTAGCCAAACGGGCCTTTTGCTCGGAGTACCACTTTAAGAGGATGTTTTCTTTTCTCGCCGGTGTACCGTTATCCGAATATATCCGCCGGCGAAGGCTGACGCTTGCGGCTTTTGAACTCGCACATGGTGATGCAAAGATTATTGATGTAGCTATAAAATTCGGGTACAGCTCACCTGATGCTTTTACAAAAGCGTTTCAGCAGCTGCATGGCGTGACACCATCCGAAGCCAGGAAAAATGATCAGTCTTTAAAAGCTTATCCACGCATGACCTTCCAATTATCAATAAAAGGAGGAAGTGAAATGAACTATCGGATCCTCGAAAAAGATGCATTTCACATTGTGGGGATAAAGAAAAGAGTGCCGCTGATCTATGAGGGAGTAAATCCTGAGATTGCAGCTATGTGGCAGAGTTTGAATATGGATTTGATCAACGAGTTAAAAAGCTTATCGAACGTCGAGCCAAGAGGGCTGATCAGTGCATCCACTAATTTTTCGGAGAGACTTGCTGAGAACAGTGAACTGGATCATTATATTGGTGCAGCGACAACGGAGGAATGTCCGGATCATTTGTCGAAGCTCGAGGTTGCTGACTCCACTTGGGCCGTTTTTGAAGCGGTTGGGCCGTTCCCGGAAACGCTGCAGAATGTGTGGGGACGTATTTACTCTGAGTGGTTTCCTTCGTCAAATTATGAACAGACGGAAGGACCTGAGATTTTGTGGAACGCAGATAAAGATACCACTTCGCCAACATTTCGGAGTGAGATTTGGATACCGGTTAAAAAGAAATAA
- a CDS encoding DMT family transporter, which translates to MKPILLGIAAAFFFGVTFILNRSMDLSGGSWHWSASLRFFYMVPLLWIIVWMRGNVKPVFQELKARFGTWFLWSSVGFVLFYAPITYAAGFGEAWLVAATWQITIVAGSLLVPFFYEGEGKNKGSRQKIPFKGLGFSVLILAGVGLVQIQEADGVNGAAWLHVVLPVLIAAIAYPLGNRKMMIVTNKRLDAFQRAFGMTIASLPWWIVLAVVGWFQGGAPTTDQLWQTFLVAISSGVIATVLFFQATDLCSNNPVKLAGVEATQSAEIIFVLAGEMWLLSIATPTMLSLFGVLVIMLGMFLHSYYGKTEVVQKKSINLAK; encoded by the coding sequence ATGAAACCGATATTGTTGGGTATTGCTGCCGCCTTTTTCTTTGGCGTCACATTTATATTGAACCGGTCGATGGACTTGAGCGGCGGAAGCTGGCACTGGAGTGCATCGCTTCGCTTTTTTTACATGGTTCCGTTATTGTGGATCATCGTTTGGATGCGAGGAAACGTAAAGCCGGTTTTTCAAGAGCTGAAAGCACGTTTTGGAACTTGGTTTTTGTGGAGTTCGGTCGGATTCGTTCTGTTTTACGCACCGATCACTTATGCAGCAGGATTTGGAGAAGCATGGCTCGTCGCTGCAACTTGGCAGATTACGATTGTAGCTGGATCTCTGCTCGTTCCGTTTTTTTATGAAGGAGAAGGAAAAAACAAAGGATCTCGGCAAAAAATTCCGTTTAAAGGTCTGGGCTTTTCTGTCCTCATATTAGCAGGTGTCGGGCTTGTTCAAATTCAGGAAGCGGATGGGGTGAACGGAGCGGCTTGGCTGCATGTTGTTCTGCCGGTTCTCATTGCGGCAATTGCCTATCCGCTCGGTAACCGAAAGATGATGATCGTTACGAACAAGCGGCTTGATGCGTTTCAGCGGGCTTTTGGTATGACCATCGCATCGCTCCCATGGTGGATTGTTTTAGCTGTAGTTGGCTGGTTTCAAGGCGGGGCACCGACAACAGACCAGCTTTGGCAAACCTTTTTAGTCGCCATCTCTTCTGGCGTCATCGCAACCGTGCTGTTTTTCCAGGCAACTGACCTTTGCTCGAACAACCCTGTGAAACTAGCAGGTGTCGAAGCGACGCAATCAGCTGAAATTATTTTCGTACTGGCAGGCGAAATGTGGCTGTTATCGATCGCCACACCAACGATGCTGTCATTATTTGGAGTTCTCGTTATCATGCTCGGCATGTTTTTACACAGTTATTACGGAAAAACAGAAGTTGTTCAAAAAAAATCTATCAATCTTGCAAAATGA
- a CDS encoding chromate transporter, translating to MTFWHIFLAFFIPGILGYGGGPASIPLIENEVVDRYEWLSVTEFTEVLALGNALPGPIATKMAGYIGFQEGGWLGALVGVFATVAPSLLLMVAFLGLVYKFKDSPRVKNMSAYVKPTIAVLLGIMAYQFFFESFTGVGWMHTLFLAGASFLLMEKVKVSPVFVIIGSLGYGAVFLA from the coding sequence ATGACATTTTGGCACATCTTCCTCGCGTTTTTTATACCAGGTATTTTAGGGTATGGCGGCGGTCCTGCTTCCATTCCTTTGATTGAGAATGAAGTGGTTGACCGATACGAGTGGCTTTCCGTAACCGAATTTACAGAAGTATTGGCACTTGGTAACGCGCTTCCAGGACCGATCGCAACAAAAATGGCAGGCTACATCGGGTTTCAGGAAGGCGGATGGCTTGGAGCACTTGTAGGCGTTTTTGCAACAGTTGCCCCTTCACTCTTATTGATGGTAGCCTTTCTCGGACTCGTTTATAAATTCAAAGATTCCCCAAGAGTAAAGAATATGAGTGCATATGTGAAACCAACAATCGCTGTATTGCTCGGAATCATGGCGTATCAATTCTTTTTCGAATCATTTACTGGTGTGGGCTGGATGCATACACTATTCTTGGCTGGAGCAAGCTTTTTATTGATGGAGAAGGTTAAAGTTTCTCCCGTGTTTGTTATTATTGGATCACTTGGATATGGAGCAGTATTTTTAGCTTGA
- a CDS encoding chromate transporter: MTYLNLFLAFFRSGMLGYGGGPSSIPLVHKEVVGKYKWMNDEEFGDVLALGNTLPGPIATKMAGYIGYRVAGFLGLIIALLATMLPTIILMILLLTSLRDYKDQPWVQGMTKGVIPVVAVMLAVLTWQFVDASKKSLGLKISLIHIFAGVLLLQFLGVHPGIVIGLLLAYALFGPVKEKKENVVRLREGEKTG; encoded by the coding sequence ATGACCTACCTTAATTTGTTCCTCGCCTTTTTCCGGTCAGGAATGCTTGGATACGGGGGAGGACCTTCTTCTATTCCCTTAGTCCATAAAGAAGTGGTCGGAAAATACAAATGGATGAACGATGAAGAGTTCGGAGATGTGTTAGCGCTCGGAAACACGCTGCCAGGACCGATCGCCACCAAAATGGCAGGCTATATCGGATACCGTGTCGCCGGATTTCTCGGCCTCATCATCGCACTCCTGGCTACCATGCTCCCAACGATTATTCTCATGATCCTATTGTTGACATCTTTAAGAGATTATAAAGACCAGCCATGGGTTCAAGGGATGACAAAAGGGGTTATACCGGTAGTTGCTGTCATGCTGGCCGTTTTAACTTGGCAGTTCGTTGATGCTTCGAAAAAGAGCCTTGGCCTCAAGATCAGCTTGATTCACATATTTGCGGGAGTCTTGCTTTTGCAGTTTCTTGGCGTACATCCAGGCATCGTAATTGGACTGTTACTCGCTTATGCCCTTTTTGGTCCAGTGAAAGAAAAGAAGGAAAACGTCGTACGTTTGCGGGAAGGAGAAAAAACAGGATGA
- a CDS encoding gamma-glutamyltransferase family protein translates to MNQTNQTLPHKKQNLTYNALNNPYSSQRMTVYAKKGMVATSQPLAAQAGLDILKKGGNAVDAAIATAACLTVVEPTSNGIGGDAFALVWVNGELHGLNSSGPAPRGISIEEVKKAGFDAMPKFGWLPVTVPGAPAAWAELSSRFGKLSLKEVLEPAISYAEEGYPLTPILGKYWKRAYETYKRELKGEAFESWFKTFAPDGRAPEVGEIWRSPDHAQTLREIAKTNGESFYRGALAQKIAEASEVQGGFLRSEDLASFYPEWVDPIKVNYRGYDVWEIPPNGQGIVALMALNTLKGFDITEKESAETYHKQIEAIKLGFADAKKYVTDRSRMSVSVEGLLSEEYAAVRRELIGAEALQPEPGIPPSGGTVYLATADDDGNMVSFIQSNYMGFGSGVVVPGTGIGLQNRGHDFSLDPDHDNALEPGKKTYHTIIPGFLTKNGEAVGPFGVMGGYMQPQGHVQVVMNTVDFHLNPQASLDAPRWQWMEDKKVLVERSLPAHIADELARRGHEVQVAMDSGNFGRGQIIWRDPETGVLAGGTEGRTDGSIAAW, encoded by the coding sequence ATGAATCAGACGAATCAAACATTACCGCATAAAAAACAAAACCTGACGTACAATGCATTGAACAACCCTTATTCTTCTCAGAGGATGACCGTTTACGCCAAAAAAGGCATGGTCGCAACGAGCCAGCCGCTAGCGGCACAAGCAGGTCTTGATATTTTAAAAAAGGGCGGAAACGCGGTTGATGCAGCGATCGCCACAGCGGCTTGTCTCACTGTTGTAGAACCGACCTCAAACGGAATCGGGGGAGATGCTTTTGCACTCGTCTGGGTGAACGGTGAACTGCATGGCTTGAATTCAAGCGGCCCCGCGCCAAGAGGTATATCCATCGAAGAAGTGAAGAAGGCTGGGTTTGACGCGATGCCAAAGTTTGGCTGGCTTCCTGTTACAGTTCCTGGCGCACCGGCAGCATGGGCAGAACTCTCCAGCCGATTCGGAAAACTTTCATTAAAAGAAGTTCTCGAACCAGCTATTTCGTATGCTGAAGAAGGCTACCCGCTTACACCGATTCTCGGAAAGTACTGGAAACGAGCTTATGAAACGTACAAACGGGAATTGAAAGGTGAAGCGTTTGAGAGCTGGTTCAAAACCTTTGCTCCAGACGGTCGTGCTCCTGAAGTGGGTGAGATTTGGCGTTCGCCAGACCATGCACAGACTTTGCGGGAGATCGCAAAAACAAACGGCGAATCATTTTATAGAGGAGCACTTGCACAAAAGATTGCCGAAGCTTCTGAAGTCCAAGGCGGATTTCTGCGAAGTGAAGATCTAGCTTCATTTTATCCAGAGTGGGTAGATCCCATCAAAGTGAACTATAGAGGATATGATGTGTGGGAGATTCCGCCAAACGGGCAAGGAATCGTTGCACTCATGGCATTGAATACGTTAAAAGGCTTTGATATTACAGAAAAAGAATCAGCCGAAACGTACCATAAACAAATTGAAGCCATTAAACTCGGCTTTGCGGATGCTAAAAAATATGTAACTGATCGATCAAGAATGAGCGTCTCTGTTGAAGGGTTATTGTCTGAGGAGTATGCGGCAGTGAGACGCGAGCTGATCGGGGCTGAAGCCCTTCAGCCGGAACCAGGCATTCCGCCAAGCGGTGGAACGGTCTATTTAGCAACAGCAGATGACGATGGAAACATGGTCTCGTTTATCCAAAGCAATTATATGGGCTTCGGATCAGGGGTTGTTGTTCCTGGAACAGGGATCGGGCTGCAGAACAGAGGCCACGATTTTTCATTAGACCCTGACCACGATAACGCACTGGAACCTGGTAAAAAAACGTATCATACGATCATCCCAGGATTTTTAACGAAAAATGGGGAAGCGGTCGGTCCGTTTGGTGTGATGGGCGGATATATGCAGCCTCAAGGCCACGTACAAGTGGTGATGAACACAGTAGATTTTCATTTAAACCCTCAAGCCTCACTGGATGCACCTCGCTGGCAGTGGATGGAGGATAAAAAAGTACTAGTTGAACGTTCATTGCCTGCTCATATTGCAGACGAATTGGCAAGAAGGGGACACGAAGTACAGGTTGCGATGGATTCGGGGAACTTCGGCCGCGGCCAGATCATATGGAGAGATCCAGAAACGGGCGTTCTCGCAGGAGGTACGGAAGGAAGAACAGATGGCTCTATTGCTGCCTGGTAA